In a genomic window of Methanosarcina horonobensis HB-1 = JCM 15518:
- the oadA gene encoding sodium-extruding oxaloacetate decarboxylase subunit alpha produces MRVKITETVLRDAHQSLLATRMRTRDMLEVVEQLDQIGYFSLEMWGGATFDSSIRYLNEDPWQRLRDLKKKMDNTYAQMLLRGQNLVGYRHYSDDVVEKFVTKAYENGIDIFRVFDAVNDIRNMELSIKVAKGLGAHVQGTVCYTISPVHTVEKYVELAKQLEELECDSLCIKDMAGLLSPYEATQIISAMKKEISIPISLHCHCTSGMAPMSYMAACAVGVDVLDTALSPLAWGTSQPPTETVVAALQGTPYDTGLDLGAFEEAVRYFKDLKEKYRGILDPISEQIDTNVLIYQIPGGMLSNLVSQLKEQNALDKYGAVLEEMPKVRKELGYPPLVTPTSQIVGTQAVLNVLMGERYKVIPKEVKDYVRGLYGRSPAPISPEIIGKIIGDEEPIHCRPADLLKPEYEKRKKEAEEMGIAKSEEDILTYILYPAIAPKFLKGEMEEETLAVIAPAPAAPREYSIPTHFKVEVDDEVYEVKVEPLGGGVSISEASPKKPSAESVKGGVTCSMQGMVLSLKVKVEDAVKEGDTVAVIEAMKMENAVHAPHAGIVKEIFVAEGDTVAPGDIILSIE; encoded by the coding sequence ATGCGCGTAAAAATTACTGAAACCGTCCTCCGGGACGCACACCAGTCCCTTCTGGCAACCAGAATGCGGACAAGGGATATGCTCGAAGTGGTGGAACAACTGGACCAGATTGGGTATTTTTCCCTCGAGATGTGGGGAGGTGCCACCTTCGACTCCAGTATTCGCTACCTTAACGAAGATCCCTGGCAGCGCCTGAGGGATCTCAAGAAAAAGATGGACAACACATATGCCCAGATGCTGCTACGCGGCCAGAATCTCGTAGGGTACAGGCACTATTCGGACGATGTGGTTGAAAAGTTCGTCACCAAAGCCTATGAAAACGGCATTGACATATTCCGGGTTTTTGACGCGGTCAATGATATCCGGAACATGGAACTTTCCATCAAGGTGGCAAAAGGACTGGGAGCTCATGTTCAGGGCACGGTCTGTTACACCATAAGCCCGGTACATACTGTAGAAAAATATGTGGAACTTGCAAAACAGCTTGAAGAGCTGGAATGTGACTCCCTCTGTATCAAAGATATGGCAGGGCTTCTTTCTCCCTATGAAGCTACTCAGATAATCAGTGCCATGAAAAAAGAAATCTCTATCCCTATTTCTCTCCATTGCCACTGCACTTCGGGAATGGCTCCCATGAGCTATATGGCAGCCTGCGCTGTCGGGGTAGATGTTCTGGATACAGCTCTTTCTCCTCTGGCATGGGGAACCTCCCAGCCTCCTACAGAGACAGTTGTCGCAGCCCTTCAGGGAACTCCATATGATACAGGGCTTGACCTTGGAGCTTTTGAAGAGGCTGTCAGGTACTTTAAAGACCTGAAAGAAAAGTACCGTGGAATTCTTGATCCCATTTCCGAACAGATCGACACGAATGTTCTTATCTACCAGATCCCGGGAGGTATGCTCTCAAACCTGGTTTCCCAGTTAAAGGAGCAGAATGCCCTTGATAAATACGGGGCAGTACTTGAAGAGATGCCAAAAGTCAGGAAAGAGCTCGGTTATCCACCTCTTGTTACTCCTACAAGCCAGATTGTAGGCACACAGGCTGTGCTCAACGTGCTCATGGGAGAACGCTACAAGGTCATTCCAAAAGAGGTAAAAGACTATGTACGCGGGCTCTACGGACGTTCTCCTGCCCCGATAAGCCCTGAGATCATAGGAAAGATCATAGGCGATGAAGAACCGATTCACTGCCGTCCTGCAGATCTTCTCAAGCCTGAGTATGAGAAGAGGAAAAAAGAAGCAGAGGAAATGGGCATTGCAAAATCCGAAGAGGACATCCTCACATACATCCTTTACCCGGCAATTGCTCCCAAATTCCTGAAAGGGGAAATGGAAGAAGAGACCCTGGCAGTTATCGCCCCTGCTCCCGCAGCTCCCAGGGAATATTCAATCCCGACTCACTTCAAGGTCGAGGTAGACGATGAGGTCTACGAAGTTAAGGTAGAGCCTCTCGGCGGCGGCGTTTCCATCTCCGAAGCGTCTCCTAAAAAGCCAAGTGCCGAATCCGTCAAAGGAGGAGTTACCTGTTCAATGCAGGGTATGGTGCTTTCCCTTAAGGTTAAAGTAGAAGATGCTGTCAAAGAAGGGGATACCGTAGCTGTTATTGAAGCCATGAAGATGGAAAATGCTGTTCATGCTCCGCACGCGGGAATCGTTAAGGAAATCTTTGTTGCCGAAGGGGACACTGTCGCTCCCGGTGACATAATACTGTCAATCGAGTAA
- a CDS encoding class I SAM-dependent methyltransferase produces the protein MLLQELLGIDEEIYLIEESYTSQRTPERTLQYLNRFRNFPDSGNTRVIRVREAGHTLGLLFFNPADGDVPVDFWSVFTGAFAPAALKARFEALADSLLALNPPEKNVELSYETWLSAVNEYYSLMLVNRNLCVSCSVRPESYSSVFSENRINRVTEILELLRKKGYYPEGRLLEVCCGNGMSTLALYRSGLDPLAIEINKCTVCQGLEQQVLNPQKVMVMDATAVSRYFDPGSFDAVMGFMLGLIYEFNKELWIRIIREAVSVAADGAVLLFTVSSKPEIEILANALSKAGVEGEIVDNKDVEGAYDQWLFVGRKQKSALSIQ, from the coding sequence ATGCTCTTACAGGAACTCCTTGGCATAGATGAAGAGATCTACCTTATAGAAGAAAGTTATACCTCCCAGAGAACTCCTGAGCGTACGCTCCAGTATCTTAACAGATTCCGAAACTTCCCCGATTCAGGGAACACTCGGGTTATAAGGGTCAGGGAGGCAGGGCACACACTGGGGTTGCTGTTTTTCAATCCTGCAGACGGAGACGTTCCTGTAGACTTCTGGTCAGTGTTTACCGGAGCCTTTGCCCCGGCTGCTCTGAAAGCCAGATTTGAAGCCCTTGCAGATTCCCTTCTTGCCCTTAACCCTCCTGAAAAGAATGTTGAACTTTCTTACGAAACCTGGCTGAGCGCAGTAAATGAATATTACTCTCTTATGCTTGTTAACCGGAATCTCTGTGTGAGTTGTTCTGTCAGACCAGAGTCTTACAGCAGTGTTTTTTCAGAAAACCGCATAAACAGAGTCACAGAAATTCTTGAGCTTCTACGAAAAAAAGGTTATTATCCAGAAGGCAGACTTCTTGAGGTTTGCTGTGGGAATGGGATGTCAACGCTTGCACTTTACAGATCCGGGCTGGATCCCCTGGCAATAGAAATCAATAAGTGTACTGTCTGTCAGGGACTCGAGCAGCAGGTACTGAACCCTCAAAAAGTTATGGTCATGGATGCAACAGCCGTCTCGAGATACTTCGACCCTGGGAGTTTTGATGCAGTAATGGGTTTTATGCTGGGGCTTATCTATGAATTTAATAAAGAACTCTGGATCCGCATTATAAGAGAGGCTGTTTCCGTTGCAGCTGATGGGGCAGTCCTACTTTTTACAGTAAGCAGCAAACCTGAGATTGAAATTCTTGCCAACGCTCTCTCTAAGGCAGGGGTTGAGGGAGAGATTGTGGATAATAAAGATGTAGAGGGTGCTTATGACCAGTGGCTCTTTGTGGGGCGGAAACAAAAAAGTGCATTATCCATACAGTGA
- a CDS encoding histone family protein, translating into MEDNMAAKVIPFAPIERLIRTAGAHRVSESAGMALTEILEDYGLQISKEAIKLAEHAGRKTVKAEDIKLAKEML; encoded by the coding sequence TTGGAGGATAATATGGCAGCAAAAGTTATACCGTTCGCACCAATCGAGCGTTTAATAAGGACAGCAGGTGCCCACAGAGTGAGCGAGAGTGCAGGAATGGCTCTTACGGAGATCCTGGAAGATTATGGGCTTCAGATATCAAAAGAAGCTATAAAACTTGCAGAACACGCCGGCAGGAAAACCGTAAAGGCTGAAGACATAAAGCTAGCTAAAGAAATGCTGTAA
- a CDS encoding 4Fe-4S binding protein, translating into MAKADKKNKKIVQSEKCIGCGICYSVCPVNAKLMKSDDFDPETAELALRIIDGVAIISDELCIRCGACSKNCPVESLTVVELESATA; encoded by the coding sequence AAACAAAAAAATAGTTCAGTCTGAAAAGTGTATTGGGTGCGGGATATGTTATTCCGTTTGCCCTGTGAATGCAAAATTAATGAAAAGCGATGATTTTGACCCCGAAACTGCCGAGCTTGCACTCCGGATCATTGACGGTGTGGCAATAATCAGCGATGAGCTCTGCATTCGCTGCGGAGCCTGCTCAAAGAATTGTCCTGTGGAATCCCTCACGGTAGTTGAGCTTGAGTCCGCAACTGCATAA